In Streptomyces puniciscabiei, a single genomic region encodes these proteins:
- a CDS encoding FAD binding domain-containing protein, protein MTTHAPQAEQAVTLPTTLDEAVAALAAMPAAVPVAGGTDLMAAVNSGQLRPAALVGLGRISEIRGWQYQDGHALLGAGLTHARMGRPDFAALIPALAAAARAAGPPHIRNAGTLGGNIASAAPTGDALPVLAALEATLIIAGPGGARREIPVSHLLAGMEMLRGGELIGYVRVPLLHAPQVFLKATGRTGPGRALASVALVLDPARRGVRCAVGAIAPMPLRPLEAEQWVAQLIDWDNDRALVPEALNAFGEYVAAACIPDPAPEPDGSVPALPPAVLHLRRTVAALARRALGRALS, encoded by the coding sequence TTGACCACGCACGCACCGCAGGCGGAGCAGGCCGTCACGCTGCCCACGACGCTGGACGAGGCCGTGGCGGCCCTCGCGGCCATGCCCGCCGCCGTGCCCGTCGCGGGCGGCACCGACCTGATGGCCGCCGTCAACTCCGGCCAGCTCAGGCCCGCCGCCCTGGTGGGCCTCGGGCGGATCAGCGAGATCCGCGGCTGGCAGTACCAGGACGGACACGCGCTGCTCGGCGCGGGACTCACGCACGCGCGCATGGGCCGCCCCGACTTCGCGGCCCTGATCCCGGCGCTCGCCGCCGCCGCGCGCGCCGCGGGACCGCCGCACATCCGCAACGCCGGCACCCTGGGCGGCAACATCGCCTCGGCCGCCCCCACCGGGGACGCGCTGCCGGTGCTGGCCGCCCTGGAGGCGACGCTGATCATCGCGGGCCCGGGCGGAGCCCGCCGGGAGATCCCGGTGTCGCACCTGCTGGCCGGCATGGAGATGCTGCGCGGCGGCGAACTCATCGGCTACGTGCGCGTGCCCCTGCTGCACGCCCCGCAGGTCTTCCTGAAGGCGACCGGACGCACCGGCCCGGGCCGCGCGCTGGCCTCCGTGGCCCTCGTCCTCGACCCCGCCCGGCGCGGAGTGCGGTGCGCCGTCGGTGCCATAGCGCCGATGCCGCTCAGGCCCCTGGAGGCCGAGCAGTGGGTCGCCCAGCTGATCGACTGGGACAACGACCGCGCGCTCGTCCCGGAGGCCCTGAACGCCTTCGGTGAGTACGTCGCCGCGGCCTGCATCCCGGACCCGGCGCCGGAGCCCGACGGCTCGGTGCCCGCGCTTCCGCCCGCCGTACTGCACCTGCGGCGCACCGTCGCCGCACTGGCCCGACGAGCACTGGGGAGGGCGCTGTCGTGA
- a CDS encoding HelD family protein, producing the protein MAAQVQQSAVGPAHDGQDSVRDREIGIEQEHLDRVYRRLEEKIHEAEFLMHDAAKRGQVGTPGALAERDAQVFRAGIHLNRLNNEFEDFLFGRIDLLLGKDGKKGPDGAYTAVEPAEGAVRPDNTADIAETLHIGRIGVLDEDYSPLVIDWRAPAAAPFYRATAVEPGRVVRRRVIRSKGRRVLGVEDDLMRPELTARLDGRELPVIGDGALMAALGQARSHTMRDIVSSIQAEQDLVIRAPAASITYVEGGPGTGKTAVALHRAAYLLYQDRRRYAGGILIVSPTPLLVAYTEGVLPSLGEEGQVAIRAIGSLVDGAEATLYDSPAVARAKGSHRMLKVLRKAARGALELGPAGTGAVGQLALDDGSEDTDETAGADGRAARAFSGPPSRLRVVAFGRRLELEAEELERIRRTALGGTAPVNLLRPRARRLLLDALWARSGSAARHTDPELAAELRSSFDEDVTSEDSFLAFLDAWWPELTPKAVLAAMADEKRLGRWARRILNPGEVRKVARSLQRDGYSVHDIAMLDELQAILGAPARPRKKRELDPLDQLTGLEELMPVREESQRERAERLAQERTEYAHVIVDEAQDLTPMQWRMVGRRGRHATWTVVGDPAQSSWSDPDEAAEARDEALGTRPRRRFELTVNYRNPAEIAELAAKVLALAMPGSEAPSAVRSTGVEPRFMVVRESVGATVRAEAERLLELVDGTVGVVVAMNRRAEARRWLDGLGDRVVALGSLEAKGLEYDATVVVSPAEIADESPAGLRVLYVALTRATQQLTVVSGERDEPDAAGVPDLLRD; encoded by the coding sequence GTGGCCGCTCAGGTTCAGCAGTCCGCGGTCGGCCCGGCACACGACGGACAGGATTCCGTCCGTGACCGGGAGATCGGCATCGAACAGGAACACCTGGACCGGGTGTACCGGCGGCTCGAGGAGAAGATCCACGAGGCCGAGTTCCTGATGCACGACGCGGCCAAGCGCGGCCAGGTCGGCACCCCCGGCGCGCTGGCCGAGCGGGACGCGCAGGTCTTCCGCGCGGGCATCCACCTGAACCGGCTGAACAACGAGTTCGAGGACTTCCTGTTCGGGCGGATCGACCTGCTGCTCGGCAAGGACGGCAAGAAGGGCCCGGACGGCGCGTACACGGCCGTCGAGCCCGCGGAGGGCGCGGTCCGGCCCGACAACACCGCCGACATCGCCGAGACCCTGCACATCGGGCGGATCGGCGTGCTCGACGAGGACTACTCGCCGCTGGTCATCGACTGGCGGGCGCCCGCCGCCGCGCCCTTCTACCGGGCCACAGCGGTGGAGCCCGGGCGCGTCGTACGGCGCCGGGTCATCCGGTCCAAGGGGCGCCGGGTGCTCGGCGTCGAGGACGACCTGATGCGGCCCGAGCTGACCGCCCGCCTCGACGGCCGTGAGCTGCCCGTGATCGGCGACGGCGCCCTCATGGCCGCCCTCGGCCAGGCCCGCAGCCACACCATGCGGGACATTGTCTCCTCCATCCAGGCCGAGCAGGACCTGGTCATCCGCGCCCCCGCCGCCTCGATCACCTATGTGGAGGGCGGCCCGGGCACCGGCAAGACCGCCGTCGCCCTGCACCGCGCCGCCTACCTGCTCTACCAGGACAGACGCAGATACGCGGGCGGCATCCTGATCGTCTCCCCGACCCCGCTGCTCGTGGCCTACACCGAGGGCGTGCTGCCCTCGCTCGGCGAGGAGGGCCAGGTCGCGATCCGCGCGATCGGCTCGCTGGTCGACGGTGCGGAGGCCACGCTGTACGACTCCCCGGCCGTGGCCCGCGCCAAGGGCTCGCACCGGATGCTGAAGGTGCTGCGGAAGGCCGCCCGGGGCGCCCTGGAACTGGGCCCGGCAGGCACCGGCGCGGTGGGGCAGCTCGCCCTGGACGACGGCAGCGAGGACACCGACGAGACGGCCGGCGCCGACGGCAGGGCGGCGCGGGCCTTCAGCGGGCCGCCGTCCCGCCTCCGCGTCGTCGCCTTCGGACGCCGTCTCGAGCTGGAGGCGGAGGAGCTGGAACGCATCCGCCGTACGGCCCTCGGCGGCACCGCGCCGGTCAACCTGCTCCGCCCGCGCGCCCGCAGGCTGCTGCTGGACGCCCTGTGGGCCAGGTCCGGGTCGGCCGCCCGGCACACCGACCCCGAGCTGGCCGCCGAACTGCGCTCCTCCTTCGACGAGGACGTCACGTCCGAGGACTCCTTCCTCGCCTTCCTCGACGCCTGGTGGCCCGAGCTGACCCCGAAGGCCGTGCTCGCCGCCATGGCCGACGAGAAGCGGCTCGGCCGCTGGGCCCGCCGGATCCTCAACCCCGGCGAGGTCCGCAAGGTGGCCCGCTCGCTCCAGCGGGACGGGTACTCCGTGCACGACATCGCCATGCTGGACGAGCTCCAGGCGATCCTCGGCGCCCCGGCCCGGCCGCGGAAGAAGCGCGAGCTCGATCCGCTGGACCAGCTCACCGGGCTGGAGGAGCTGATGCCGGTGCGCGAGGAGTCGCAGCGGGAGCGGGCCGAGCGCCTGGCGCAGGAGCGCACCGAGTACGCGCACGTCATCGTCGACGAGGCCCAGGACCTCACCCCCATGCAGTGGCGCATGGTCGGCCGCCGCGGCCGGCACGCCACCTGGACGGTCGTCGGCGACCCGGCCCAGTCCTCCTGGTCCGACCCGGACGAGGCCGCCGAGGCCCGCGACGAGGCCCTCGGCACCCGGCCCCGGCGCCGCTTCGAGCTGACCGTGAACTACCGCAACCCGGCCGAGATCGCCGAGCTGGCGGCCAAGGTGCTCGCGCTCGCCATGCCCGGCTCCGAGGCGCCGAGCGCCGTGCGGTCCACCGGGGTCGAGCCGCGGTTCATGGTCGTACGGGAGTCTGTCGGGGCCACCGTGCGCGCGGAGGCCGAGCGGCTGCTGGAGCTGGTGGACGGCACGGTCGGCGTGGTCGTCGCCATGAACCGGCGCGCGGAGGCCCGGCGCTGGCTGGACGGGCTCGGCGACCGGGTGGTGGCGCTCGGCAGCCTGGAGGCCAAGGGGCTGGAGTACGACGCGACGGTCGTCGTGTCGCCCGCGGAGATCGCCGACGAGTCCCCGGCCGGGCTGCGCGTGCTCTACGTGGCGCTGACCAGGGCCACCCAGCAGCTGACGGTGGTGTCGGGGGAGCGGGACGAGCCGGATGCGGCCGGGGTGCCGGACCTGCTGCGGGACTGA
- a CDS encoding NAD-dependent malic enzyme produces the protein MATAPSVSYSMTIRLEVPASGTAVSQLTTAVESSGGSVTGLDVTASGHEKLRIDVTIAATSTAHAEEIVEKLRGIEGVTLGKVSDRTFLMHLGGKIEMQSKHPIRNRDDLSMVYTPGVARVCMAIAENPEDARRLTIKRNSVAVVTDGSAVLGLGNIGPKAALPVMEGKAALFKRFAGIDAWPICLDTQDSDAIVEIVKAIAPGFAGINLEDISAPRCFEIEARLREALDIPVFHDDQHGTAIVVLAALTNALRVTDKAIENIRVVMSGAGAAGTAILKLLLAAGVKNAVVADIHGVVHSGREDLVNAPADSPLRWIADNTNPEGLTGTLKEAVRGADVFIGVSAPNVLDGDDVAAMADGAIVFALANPDPEVDPAIARQTAAVVATGRSDFPNQINNVLVFPGVFRGLLDAQSRTVNTEMMLAAAKALADVVSQDELNPNYIIPSVFNDKVAGAVAGAVREAARAAGATA, from the coding sequence ATGGCAACGGCGCCCAGCGTCTCCTACTCGATGACCATCCGGCTGGAGGTGCCCGCGAGCGGAACCGCCGTCTCGCAGCTCACCACCGCGGTGGAGTCCTCCGGAGGCTCGGTGACCGGCCTCGACGTCACCGCGTCCGGGCACGAGAAGCTCCGTATCGACGTCACCATCGCGGCCACCTCCACGGCCCACGCCGAGGAGATCGTCGAGAAGCTGCGCGGTATCGAGGGCGTCACCCTCGGCAAGGTCTCCGACCGTACGTTCCTGATGCACCTCGGCGGCAAGATCGAGATGCAGTCCAAGCACCCCATCCGCAACCGTGACGACCTGTCCATGGTCTACACGCCCGGCGTGGCCCGCGTCTGCATGGCCATCGCCGAGAACCCCGAGGACGCCCGCCGCCTCACCATCAAGCGCAACTCCGTTGCGGTCGTGACGGACGGCTCCGCCGTGCTGGGCCTGGGCAACATCGGCCCCAAGGCCGCGCTGCCCGTCATGGAGGGCAAGGCGGCCCTGTTCAAGCGCTTCGCCGGCATCGACGCCTGGCCGATCTGCCTGGACACCCAGGACAGCGACGCGATCGTGGAGATCGTCAAGGCGATCGCCCCCGGGTTCGCCGGCATCAACCTGGAGGACATCTCCGCCCCCCGCTGCTTCGAGATCGAGGCCCGGCTGCGCGAGGCCCTCGACATCCCGGTCTTCCACGACGACCAGCACGGCACCGCGATCGTCGTCCTCGCCGCCCTGACCAACGCACTTCGCGTCACGGACAAGGCGATCGAGAACATCCGGGTCGTGATGTCCGGCGCCGGCGCGGCCGGTACGGCCATCCTCAAGCTGCTGCTCGCCGCGGGCGTGAAGAACGCCGTCGTCGCCGACATCCACGGAGTCGTCCACTCCGGCCGCGAGGACCTGGTGAACGCCCCGGCCGACTCGCCGCTGCGCTGGATCGCCGACAACACCAACCCCGAGGGCCTCACCGGCACGCTGAAGGAGGCCGTGCGCGGCGCCGACGTGTTCATCGGCGTCTCCGCCCCGAACGTCCTCGACGGCGACGACGTGGCCGCCATGGCCGACGGCGCCATCGTGTTCGCGCTCGCGAACCCCGACCCCGAGGTCGACCCCGCAATCGCCCGGCAGACGGCGGCCGTTGTGGCCACCGGCCGCTCCGACTTCCCGAACCAGATCAACAACGTGCTGGTCTTCCCGGGCGTCTTCCGCGGCCTGCTGGACGCCCAGTCCCGCACCGTCAACACCGAGATGATGCTGGCCGCCGCGAAGGCCCTCGCCGACGTGGTCAGCCAGGACGAGCTGAACCCGAACTACATCATCCCGAGCGTCTTCAACGACAAGGTCGCGGGCGCCGTGGCGGGCGCGGTCCGCGAGGCCGCCAGGGCGGCGGGCGCGACCGCCTAG
- the murA gene encoding UDP-N-acetylglucosamine 1-carboxyvinyltransferase — translation MTVNDDVLLVHGGTPLEGEIRVRGAKNLVPKAMVAALLGSAPSRLRNVPDIRDVRVVRGLLQLHGVTVRPGEEPGELVMDPTHVESANVADIDAHAGSSRIPILFCGPLLHRLGHAFIPGLGGCDIGGRPIDFHFDVLRQFGAVIEKRADGQYLEAPKGLRGTKIRLPYPSVGATEQVLLTAVLAEGVTELSNAAVEPEIEDLICVLQKMGAIIAMDTDRTIRITGVERLGGYTHRALPDRLEAASWASAALATNGNIYVRGAQQRSMMTFLNTYRKVGGAFEIDDEGIRFWHPGGQLKSIALETDVHPGFQTDWQQPLVVALTQATGLSIIHETVYESRLGFTSALNQMGAHIQLYRECLGGSDCRFGQRNFLHSAVVSGPTKLQGADLVIPDLRGGFSYLIAALAAEGTSRVHGIDLINRGYENFMEKLVELGAKVELPGKALG, via the coding sequence ATGACCGTCAACGACGATGTCCTGCTTGTCCACGGCGGAACCCCGCTGGAGGGCGAGATCCGTGTCCGCGGTGCGAAGAACCTCGTACCGAAGGCCATGGTCGCCGCCCTGCTGGGCAGCGCGCCGAGCCGCCTGCGCAACGTTCCCGACATCCGGGACGTGCGGGTCGTGCGCGGCCTGCTGCAGCTGCACGGCGTGACGGTCCGGCCGGGCGAGGAGCCCGGCGAGCTGGTGATGGACCCGACGCACGTCGAGAGCGCCAACGTGGCCGACATCGATGCCCACGCGGGTTCCAGCCGTATCCCGATCCTGTTCTGCGGGCCGCTGCTGCACCGCCTCGGCCACGCGTTCATCCCGGGCCTCGGCGGCTGTGACATCGGCGGCCGGCCCATCGACTTCCACTTCGACGTGCTGCGGCAGTTCGGCGCGGTCATCGAGAAGCGCGCGGACGGGCAGTACCTGGAGGCCCCGAAGGGCCTGCGCGGTACGAAGATCCGGCTGCCGTACCCGTCCGTCGGCGCGACCGAGCAGGTGCTGCTGACGGCCGTACTGGCCGAGGGCGTAACGGAGTTGTCCAACGCGGCCGTGGAGCCGGAGATCGAGGACCTGATCTGCGTCCTGCAGAAGATGGGCGCGATCATCGCGATGGACACCGACCGCACGATCCGCATCACGGGTGTGGAGCGGCTCGGCGGCTACACCCACCGCGCCCTCCCGGACCGCCTGGAGGCCGCCTCCTGGGCTTCCGCGGCGCTCGCGACCAACGGCAACATCTACGTCCGCGGCGCCCAGCAGCGGTCGATGATGACGTTCCTGAACACCTACCGGAAGGTCGGCGGCGCCTTCGAGATCGACGACGAGGGCATCCGTTTCTGGCACCCCGGCGGCCAGTTGAAGTCGATCGCGCTGGAGACGGACGTACACCCCGGTTTCCAGACCGACTGGCAGCAGCCGCTGGTGGTCGCCCTGACCCAGGCGACGGGCCTGTCCATCATCCACGAGACGGTGTACGAGTCCCGGCTGGGCTTCACCTCGGCCCTCAACCAGATGGGCGCGCACATCCAGCTCTACCGCGAGTGCCTGGGCGGCTCCGACTGCCGCTTCGGCCAGCGCAACTTCCTGCACTCCGCGGTCGTCTCGGGACCCACCAAGCTCCAGGGCGCCGACCTGGTCATCCCCGACCTGCGCGGCGGGTTCTCGTACCTCATCGCGGCCCTGGCGGCCGAGGGCACGTCCCGCGTCCACGGCATCGACCTGATCAACCGGGGCTACGAGAACTTCATGGAGAAGCTCGTCGAGCTCGGGGCCAAGGTCGAGCTGCCGGGCAAGGCGCTCGGCTAG
- a CDS encoding YqgE/AlgH family protein translates to MTEVSSLTGRLLVATPALADPNFDRAVVLLLDHDEEGSLGVVLNRPTPVDVGDILEGWADLTGEPGVVFQGGPVSLDSALGVAVIPGGANGDLAPLGWRRVHGAIGLVDLEAPPELLASALGSLRIFAGYAGWGPGQLEDELVEGAWYVVESEPGDVSSPAPERLWREVLRRQRNELAMVATYPDDPSLN, encoded by the coding sequence ATGACCGAGGTGTCCTCGCTCACAGGGCGGCTGCTCGTGGCCACTCCCGCCCTGGCGGACCCGAACTTCGACCGCGCGGTGGTGCTCCTTCTCGACCACGACGAGGAGGGTTCCCTCGGTGTCGTCCTCAACCGTCCCACCCCGGTGGACGTGGGCGACATCCTGGAAGGCTGGGCCGACCTGACCGGCGAGCCTGGCGTGGTCTTCCAGGGCGGCCCCGTCTCGCTGGACTCCGCGCTCGGCGTCGCGGTCATCCCGGGCGGCGCGAACGGCGACCTCGCCCCGCTCGGCTGGCGCCGGGTGCACGGCGCGATCGGCCTGGTCGACCTGGAGGCCCCGCCGGAACTGCTCGCCTCCGCCCTCGGCTCCCTGCGGATCTTCGCCGGGTACGCCGGATGGGGCCCGGGCCAGCTGGAGGACGAGCTGGTCGAGGGCGCCTGGTACGTGGTCGAGTCGGAGCCCGGGGACGTCTCCTCGCCGGCCCCGGAGAGGCTCTGGCGGGAGGTGCTGCGCCGCCAGCGCAACGAGCTGGCGATGGTGGCCACGTATCCGGACGACCCGTCGCTCAACTGA
- a CDS encoding beta-N-acetylhexosaminidase, whose product MSDELGETSGTPLFPEPDVALIPAPQRVSASLPGGGTGQVIDAGTEIDATEGTERVARWLRTTVGAATGLPLHPHRDSGSRVLLRIDPSLEDELGSPEAYQLCADGYLVDICGASEAGLFWGAQTFRQLLGPEVFRRAPVTGRTEWEVPAVTVRDAPRFRWRGLLLDVARHFMPKEGVLRYLDLMAAHKLNVFHFHLTDDQGWRIEIKRYPKLTETASWRARSKFGHRASPLWEEKPHGGYYTQDDIREIVAYAAERHITVVPEIDVPGHSQAAIAAYPELGNTDVIDTTALTVWDNWGISANVLAPTDTTLRFYEGVLEEVLELFPSEFVHVGGDECRKEQWTESVTAKTRIADLGLAGEDELQSWFIGHFDAWLAARGRRLIGWDEILEGGLAKGAAVSSWRGYGGGIAAARAGHDVVMCPEQYVYLDHRQAPGEDEPVPIGFVRTLEDVYRFEPVPDGLTEAEARHVLGTQANVWTEVMEDIGRVDYQTFPRLAAFAEVAWSRLPAPAERDFAGFERRMTAHYARLDALGVAYRPPTGPRPWQKRPGVLGRPIEGPPPNR is encoded by the coding sequence ATGAGCGACGAACTCGGCGAGACGAGCGGCACACCCCTCTTCCCGGAACCCGACGTGGCGCTCATTCCCGCGCCCCAGCGGGTCTCGGCCTCGCTGCCCGGCGGCGGCACCGGACAGGTCATCGACGCGGGCACCGAGATCGACGCCACCGAGGGCACCGAGCGGGTCGCGCGCTGGCTGCGGACGACGGTCGGCGCGGCGACCGGGCTGCCTTTGCACCCGCACCGCGACAGCGGCTCGCGCGTCCTGCTGCGGATCGACCCCTCGCTCGAGGACGAACTCGGCAGCCCGGAGGCGTATCAGCTGTGCGCCGACGGCTACCTCGTCGACATCTGCGGCGCCAGTGAGGCCGGCCTGTTCTGGGGCGCCCAGACCTTCCGTCAGCTGCTCGGCCCCGAGGTCTTCCGGCGCGCCCCCGTCACCGGCCGGACCGAGTGGGAGGTCCCGGCCGTCACCGTCCGCGACGCGCCCCGTTTCCGCTGGCGCGGCCTACTCCTGGACGTGGCGCGGCACTTCATGCCCAAGGAGGGCGTGCTGCGCTATCTCGACCTGATGGCCGCGCACAAACTCAACGTCTTCCACTTCCATCTGACCGACGACCAGGGCTGGCGGATCGAGATCAAGCGGTATCCGAAACTGACCGAAACCGCCTCCTGGCGGGCGCGGTCGAAATTCGGTCACCGGGCCTCCCCGCTGTGGGAGGAGAAACCGCACGGGGGTTACTACACCCAGGACGACATCCGGGAGATCGTCGCCTACGCCGCCGAACGGCATATCACCGTCGTCCCGGAGATCGACGTACCGGGCCATTCGCAGGCCGCCATCGCCGCGTACCCGGAACTCGGCAACACCGACGTCATCGACACCACCGCCCTGACCGTCTGGGACAACTGGGGGATCTCCGCCAACGTACTCGCCCCCACTGACACCACCCTGCGGTTCTACGAGGGCGTCCTCGAGGAGGTCCTGGAGCTGTTCCCCTCCGAGTTCGTCCACGTCGGCGGCGACGAGTGCCGCAAGGAGCAGTGGACGGAGTCGGTGACGGCCAAGACCCGGATCGCCGACCTCGGCCTCGCCGGCGAGGACGAGCTGCAGTCGTGGTTCATCGGCCACTTCGACGCCTGGCTCGCCGCGCGCGGGCGCCGGCTCATCGGCTGGGACGAGATCCTGGAGGGCGGGCTCGCCAAGGGCGCCGCGGTGTCGTCCTGGCGCGGTTACGGCGGCGGGATCGCGGCCGCGCGGGCCGGGCACGACGTCGTCATGTGCCCGGAGCAGTACGTGTACCTGGACCACCGTCAGGCGCCGGGCGAGGACGAGCCGGTGCCGATCGGGTTCGTGCGCACCCTGGAGGACGTCTACCGGTTCGAGCCCGTCCCGGACGGTCTCACCGAGGCCGAGGCCCGGCATGTGCTGGGCACTCAGGCCAACGTCTGGACCGAGGTGATGGAGGACATCGGGCGCGTGGACTACCAGACCTTCCCCCGGCTCGCGGCCTTCGCCGAGGTGGCCTGGAGCCGGCTGCCCGCCCCCGCCGAGCGGGACTTCGCCGGCTTCGAACGCCGGATGACCGCCCACTACGCGCGACTTGACGCCCTCGGCGTCGCCTACCGGCCACCCACCGGACCCCGGCCGTGGCAGAAACGCCCCGGTGTACTCGGTCGCCCGATCGAAGGACCGCCGCCGAACAGGTGA
- a CDS encoding DUF3039 domain-containing protein produces the protein MSTLEPERGTGTGTLVEPTPQVSHGDGDHERFAHYVQKDKIMASALDGTPVVALCGKVWVPGRDPKKYPVCPMCKEIYDSMGSGGDDKGGDKK, from the coding sequence ATGAGCACTCTTGAGCCCGAGCGCGGGACTGGTACGGGGACCCTCGTAGAGCCGACGCCGCAGGTGTCCCACGGCGACGGCGACCACGAGCGCTTCGCCCACTATGTCCAGAAGGACAAGATCATGGCGAGCGCCCTCGACGGCACCCCCGTCGTGGCGCTGTGCGGCAAGGTCTGGGTGCCGGGCCGCGACCCGAAGAAGTACCCCGTGTGTCCCATGTGCAAGGAGATCTACGACTCCATGGGCAGCGGCGGCGACGACAAGGGCGGCGACAAGAAGTAG
- a CDS encoding HU family DNA-binding protein yields MNRSELVAALADRAEVTRKDADAVLAAFAETVGEIVAKGDEKVTIPGFLTFERTHRAARTARNPQTGEPINIPAGYSVKVTAGSKLKEAAKGK; encoded by the coding sequence ATGAACCGCAGTGAGCTGGTGGCCGCGCTGGCCGACCGCGCCGAGGTGACCCGCAAGGACGCCGACGCCGTGCTGGCCGCGTTCGCCGAGACCGTCGGCGAGATCGTCGCCAAGGGCGACGAGAAGGTCACCATCCCCGGCTTCCTGACCTTCGAGCGCACCCACCGTGCCGCTCGCACCGCGCGCAACCCGCAGACCGGCGAGCCGATCAACATCCCCGCCGGCTACAGCGTGAAGGTCACCGCGGGCTCCAAGCTCAAGGAAGCGGCCAAGGGCAAGTAA